In Streptomyces pluripotens, the genomic window TGAGAGAACCGGTCGCCCTTGAGGGAGCCCGTCGGAGGTCCCCCAGAGGACCCCTCGCGCAGTGAGCGACCGCTTAGTACCTTCAGCACCCGTGACGCTAGAAGCCCTGGCACCCGGTGTCAACGGCACACCGTTCCCGCGCAGCGACGGGTAGAACACGGTGGTCGAGCCGTTCGCCGCGCCGATCCGCCGGCCGAAGTTCATCGAGACCCGGGACTTCACCCCGATTCGATGAGCCCATACCCCTGCTGAACAGGCAAGACACGGCCAAGGCCCGAACCCGCGGCGGGCCGGGGGATGACGCTTTCCCGGCCCACGCCCCGGCCCGCCAGTGCCCGAAAAGACAGTCGGACCCGTCACCCTTCCGAGGGTGGCGGGTCCGATTGACGTCGACGCGTCGGTGTGGGCGAAAAAAGGGGCGCTGGCCGGGTCGAACCCGGTCGATCGCGGCAAGGGGGGCAGCAAACTACACGTGCTCTCCGAGGCCCAGAGGATCCCTCTGGCTGTCGCGGTGTCCGGCGCGAACGCCCACGACAGCCTGCCCCTCAAGCCGCTGATCCGCGGTATACCCGCCATCCGCTCCCACCGCGGGCCACAGCGGCGCCGGCCGGTCAAGCTCCGCGCGGACCAGGCGTACTTCTCCGCCGCGCACCTCACCTGGCTGCGAGAGCGAGGGCTCGTCCCGCGCATCGCACGGCCCGGGATCGAATCGAGCGAGCGGTCCGGCCGGCATCGCTGGAAGATCGAGCGGTCGATCGCCTGGCTGTTCGGCTACCGCCGACTCACCGTCCGGTTACGAGCAAAAGGGCTCCCACTTCCTCGTCCCCCCGGCCTCGCAACCGCCCTCACCTGCTGCATGAAGCTCGCGAAACTCACCACGTGAGACGTTCTCTTACTCTTACGAGATCCGGCGCCAACACAACGCCGACGGTGTTGAAGCGGACGGTGGGAGGCAAACTGGGTCTTCGAAGTTGAGCGGTGCGCTGGTTCGGCTTGCTGACACGGCGTCACGCTCCGTGTTGGGTCGGGCTGCTTGGCCCTGGACGCAAGATGCCCGTGGCCCTGCGTGATCATTTCTGTTCTCTACGCAGAACGATCATGCAGGAGCCACGGGCTTGCTCAACGATACGACGTTGCTGCTCGACCTCGACGGGGTGTCCGTCGTCCGGGTCGAGCGGCTGGCGGGCGGGATACGCCGGGTCCACTTGGCCACGGCCGATGACAGGGCCCGGGCGTGCCCGGCCTGCGGGGTGTTCGCCACCAGAGTGAAGGGCTCGGCGGTGACCCGGCCCCGCGATCTGCCGTACGGCGAGAGCGGACTGGAGTTCCGCTGGCACAAGCGCCGCTGGTGGTGCCGGGAGGCCGGCTGTCCGCGCCGGTCCTTCACCGAGCAGATCCCGCAGCTACCGGCCGGCGCACGGATCACCATGCGACTGCGCGGTGCCGCCGGACGGCGAATACGCGACGCCGCCTCCACCGTCATCCAGGCCGCCCGGGATCTGCGTCTGTCCTGGCCGACCGTGATGGACGCCTTCCGCGCCGTCGCAAACGAGGTCACCGACGCCCCGCTGCCCGAGGTGAAGGTGCTGGGCATCGACGAGACCCGGCGCGGACGGCCGCGCTGGGAACAGGACCCCGCCACGGGCAAGTGGATGCTGACGCGCGACCGGTGGCATACGGGGTTCGTCGACGCGCTCGGCACCGGCGGCCTGCTCGGACAGGTCGAGGGCCGCACCGTCGCCGATGTGCTCGCCTGGCTCACCGCCACCCCGCTGACCTGGAGAAAGAGCATCGAGTACGTGACCATCGACATGTCGGCCACCTACCGCGCCGCCGTCCGCACCGGTCTCCCGCAAGCCACCGTCGTGGTCGACCACTTCCACGTCGTCCAGCTCGCCAACAAGATGCTGTCCATGGTCCGGCGCCGCACCACCGCCGAGACGCGCGGCCGACGCGGGCGCGCCAGTGACCCGGAATGGAAAGCCAGGCGGCGCCTGCTGCGCAACCGCGAGGACCTCACCGACGAGCAGTTCGCCACGATGTGGAACACGCTGCTGGGCGAGGGGAGGATCGGCCAGACCCTGCTGACGGCATGGATCGCCAAGGAGAACCTGCGCAACCTCCTCGCCTTGGCGAGAACCGGCGCCGACCGTCACCAAGTCGGCCACGCCCGCTGGAAGTTCCTCACATGGTGCGCGGACTCCGACATCCCCGAGGTGCGGCAGCTCTCCGTCACCGTCGACCGCTGGTGGGCCGAGATCGCCGCATTCATCGACACCGGGCACAGCAACGCCAAGAGCGAAGGCATCAACCGCGTGATCAAGCTCGTCGCCCGCAACGCGTTCGGCCTTCGCAATGCCGACAACCAGCGGCTACGGACACGCTGCGTCACCACCCGCCGAGCCCGCGGACACCTCCGCACCGCTCAACTTTGAAGACCCGGCAAACTCCAACGTTTCACACGCCCGGCCGCGTATCCGGCTGCCAGAGCGGACCATGGTCGTCCCCCGCCGGTCCGCTGGGAACAACCACTTTGGCGGGCTACGCAGTCAGGCCCCGGCCGCATCACCTCGTGTTTTCAGCCGGTTCGCAGGCCCCGAGCTCAGAGCACAGACCTTGCAGGAAGGTACCGAGAGCCGCGCCAGCAACCGCGCTTACGGCGGTGACCAACATACCCGCGATCATCGTAGCGGTGAGTCCAGAGGCAGCTGCCAGGGCGACAACGGCCGCGGTTCCCGCCAGGGCGGCCACCCCACCCGACGCAGCGACAATGACAACCGCTGTCGCGACAGCCGCTGCGGCTAGGGTTGCAAACCCGGTCTTGCACCCGGTGCAGACCCACCAGTTCGCCTTTTCCGCGTCCCCCATCTCCGCGTACTCCACGAATTTGATGCTGCGCAGATATTCCACGAATTGATCCCACGGGCTTACCTCACCCTCCCTCAGCATGTCTTCTATGTTGTACCTGGCAGCAGCCGGGAAGCCTGTCTTGTAGAGCAATCGCAGCGGATCAGCATCCCAAAAAGGACGCAGATCGGGCGCATTACGTATATGCGTTATGATTTCCGGCAAAAGAGGTCCGCAATCAAGCAGGTCGCGGCGCAGAGGAACCGTCTGCTTCGTACGCCCCCCGATAACGGTGACGTCAGCTTCAGCATGACCCCAGTCGAATCCGAAGACGCCGTCGCCACCATACGGAACCTCTACACCGTTAATCTCAAGAAGCAACCCCTTATCTTTTATCAGCAGGGAACCTACAGCGCTCGGCGCCACGATGTACGTCCCACCCGGAATGAGCGGATCCCCCACTGCCGGAAAACTGACATCCTCGTCGAGGCCGCCAAAAATCCTACCCGGCTCTTTGGTCCACGAGTTGATGGTCTGGATTCTCCACATGATCCGCCACCCTTTCAGGGTTATCCAAGGTGCACCAACGCAACCGATGCACAAAAAGAGCGTATAAACAGTCGCGATTCACTGTCGAGTGAATCGAAGCAGATGAGTGAAGATCGCATTACAGTGGTTCCCCAGCGCCAGCACAGACCTTGACCTCGATTCCTCCGAGGGCTGACCGCGGTGTTGTGATCGGCTGGCCGCTCGATATATCCCGTGCCGTGTCGAGGACTGGCCGTCACGTGTCGCTGTGGGGGCGTCGGGTTCCACGGACCCGCGGGTGGTGCGGTCTTCTCCTCTCCGATGTCGTCGGGGTGATGGCCGGCCGTCAAGTGCGGGCCAGGTGCGGGGTGCGTCTGCGGGCGTGGGCGGTGAGCCGGGCGGGTAGGCGGTACAGCTTCATCCGGAAGTCTCCGGCTGCGCGGCGGCGAGTACGGGCTCGTCGCGTAGGAGGAGGAGCCGCGTCCAGGCGTCGAGGTCGGCGGCGATCGTGGCGGCTCGTACCCAGGCGGAGTTGAGCTGCCAGGACTTCGAGGATGGCAGCCCGAGGCCGACCCGCTTGACTTGATCGCTTTGACACGGTCCTCGACCTTCGCGTGATCAGTAGAGGGCATCGACGAACCACACCTGTCCGGAGCCCGGCACCCCGGAAAGTCCCTGGTGGGCGGGGAAGTTCGTGGCGGTGATCTGGTAGCGCCGGCCGTTGCGCTCTTCGAAGGTGGTCAGCTCTTCGCATCCCACCGTGAGGGTGTTGACCCGGCGCACGATCAGCCGCATTCTCTCGGACCAGGCGGTCAGCTCGGCGACTTCGCCGAGAAGCGCCATCTCACGAGCCATCACGGGACGCCCCTGGCAATGGGCGCTCTGCCGCATCGCCGGGGCACGTGACACGAGCCTCGGCTCCGATCCGTCTCCCCGGCTCCAGTCCCTCCTGCCGGCTCCGCTTGGGTGTGCGCAGATGGTTGGGTAGCGAGGTGAAGACGGGCAGAGGCGGCGGTTCCAGCGCGGCATTGGGGGCGATGTCGTACGGATCACCGACGGTGCGAGCTGGCGCATGGTCAGGTTCGTACGCCAGTTCGCTGCGACCAGCAGGATCCGGTCCTCCAGTGGAAGGCTCCGCAGTCGGCCCTTGCGGACCACGTCCGTTACCTCGCACCGCAGAACCGTCACCAGCTTCCGAAGGTGCGCGGGCTCCGCCCGGTGAACGGGGCTGTCCAGGACGACTCCGACGCCGGGATCGCACCAGCCACAGCAAGATCATTGCACCCGGACCAGTAGGGTAGGTCCGTCAGCAAGAGCCCCGTCTCAGCGGAACTCGTGGACGACCCGGATCTCGCCTACGATGTGGGCGTTGAAGTCGTCCGGTTCCTCGGCCGGAACCCAGAGCTTGAGGATCGTCCGCCCGCCGGCCTGCTGGATGGGATACCGGCTCAAGAACTCCGACTCGACCTCAAAACGAGTGACGAAGCCGGCGTCATCGTGCTTCACGTTCCAGTCCCGTGCGATCCTGACCGCAGAAGTCCTCGTTGAAGACCGGGGAGAAGATCGGCTGCTCGGGCAGTGGGGCGGCCAGGCACGCCAGTTCAGCTCGCACACCAGATCCAGCTCCTTGGGGCCGGTGGGGCGCCACGGGGTCGTCGTTGACTGCTGGCTGGTCATCTGCATCATGCTCTGCACACAGGCCGTCCGTACGGCGGGGTCCGGAGCCCGGGCGATACCGGCACCACGAACCGGCAGCCATACCGTTTCCGCACCCCTACCCGCTCCGTGACCAGCGGTTGCGGGGCACCCCTCAGCCTGCGGCATCGATGGGTTGGCCGCTTCAGCATGCCCGTGCGTGAGGTGCGGCTGGAGGACCTGCTGCCGCAGCCGGCCGCAGGGCAGGGCGAGGAGGTGGAGGCCAGCGGCGCTCCACGGCGGACCGCGACCCGGAGAGGAGAGGAAGCCCCTGCGGTCCACGACGCCGCAGGACCCACCCCCGCACACATGCCCCATCAGCACACAGTCCGTCAAAACATGCATTTTATGCGATAAATCTATATCACTGCCATAGTGCAGTCATGAAGATCACGATTCCGGCTCTCGCCCTCGGCCTCGCGGGCGCCGGCGCGTGCACCGCCGCCGTTGTCTTCGCCGACGTGCCTCCCCACCGACCCCACCGCTCGCCCGCTCCCGGCCCGGTGGCCTCGTCAGGACCGGCCGCGTCTCCCGGCTCGCCGGGCATCGGCGATCCGCTGATGCCACGCGCAGGCAACGGCGGCTATACGGTCCGCCATTACACGCTCGACTTCGACTGGCGGGCACCGCGAACGCCCTTCGCCGCCCGGGCCGTCATCCGCGCCTCTGCCACACAGTCCCTGTCCCGCTTCGATCTCGACTTCGCCGGCAACACGCTCCACACCATCACGGTCGACGGCACGCCGGCCGCCGCCGTCCGCGACGGCGACGAACTCGTCATCACTCCCGCGAAACCGATCCCCCGCGGAGACACGTTCACCGTCCGCGTCACCTACACCGCCGATCCGACGCAGCGACGTCACCGCGACGACGCGATCCAGGACTACGGCTGGGTACCCACACCCAACGGCAC contains:
- a CDS encoding transposase codes for the protein MAGPIDVDASVWAKKGALAGSNPVDRGKGGSKLHVLSEAQRIPLAVAVSGANAHDSLPLKPLIRGIPAIRSHRGPQRRRPVKLRADQAYFSAAHLTWLRERGLVPRIARPGIESSERSGRHRWKIERSIAWLFGYRRLTVRLRAKGLPLPRPPGLATALTCCMKLAKLTT
- a CDS encoding ISL3 family transposase, yielding MLNDTTLLLDLDGVSVVRVERLAGGIRRVHLATADDRARACPACGVFATRVKGSAVTRPRDLPYGESGLEFRWHKRRWWCREAGCPRRSFTEQIPQLPAGARITMRLRGAAGRRIRDAASTVIQAARDLRLSWPTVMDAFRAVANEVTDAPLPEVKVLGIDETRRGRPRWEQDPATGKWMLTRDRWHTGFVDALGTGGLLGQVEGRTVADVLAWLTATPLTWRKSIEYVTIDMSATYRAAVRTGLPQATVVVDHFHVVQLANKMLSMVRRRTTAETRGRRGRASDPEWKARRRLLRNREDLTDEQFATMWNTLLGEGRIGQTLLTAWIAKENLRNLLALARTGADRHQVGHARWKFLTWCADSDIPEVRQLSVTVDRWWAEIAAFIDTGHSNAKSEGINRVIKLVARNAFGLRNADNQRLRTRCVTTRRARGHLRTAQL